The Myxococcus xanthus genome includes a region encoding these proteins:
- a CDS encoding sigma-70 family RNA polymerase sigma factor — translation MSIRTAEAQRAYRLLRRNWETLEDFEQPEALVAFLTAREGDSHVKDAVLAGLVTLAQMRAESGFFTALLWLGVWPGLDGVYRRCLRRFRVSPAEVVSAIAASFLGLVARVNLSSVQRVAAALVLGTERDVLKALSKERGAELHGVLAETGSGEPQLDLPTPSVSLVLSFESEMAELRAWLRPLVGDDTELLVSVLLYEEGYVEVGASLGLAPAAVRKRVQRALGRLRKMKKKMPGKFRCPKSLRESAFSSGEI, via the coding sequence GTGTCCATTCGGACGGCCGAAGCGCAGCGCGCCTACCGCCTGCTGCGGCGCAATTGGGAGACACTCGAAGACTTCGAGCAGCCAGAGGCCCTTGTCGCATTTCTCACCGCGCGCGAGGGGGACTCCCACGTCAAGGACGCAGTGCTTGCCGGCCTCGTCACGCTGGCGCAGATGCGGGCGGAGTCCGGCTTCTTCACGGCGCTGTTGTGGCTGGGAGTATGGCCGGGGCTGGACGGCGTGTATCGCCGCTGTCTCAGGCGCTTTCGTGTCTCGCCCGCGGAGGTGGTTTCTGCGATTGCCGCGTCCTTCCTGGGACTCGTGGCGCGCGTCAACTTGTCCAGCGTCCAGCGGGTGGCAGCAGCACTCGTGCTGGGTACCGAGCGCGACGTCCTGAAGGCCTTGAGCAAGGAGCGAGGGGCCGAACTCCATGGCGTGTTGGCAGAGACGGGGAGCGGGGAGCCCCAACTGGACCTGCCGACACCTTCTGTGTCGCTCGTCCTCTCCTTCGAGTCGGAGATGGCGGAGCTGCGTGCATGGCTTCGCCCTCTTGTTGGAGACGACACGGAGCTGCTGGTGTCCGTCCTTCTCTATGAGGAGGGCTATGTCGAGGTGGGGGCGAGCTTGGGGCTTGCGCCTGCGGCAGTGCGCAAGCGCGTCCAGCGGGCCCTGGGGCGCCTGCGAAAAATGAAGAAAAAAATGCCCGGAAAATTTCGTTGTCCCAAATCGCTTCGCGAAAGTGCTTTTAGTAGTGGTGAGATTTGA